The region TCCGGCGTGTACGGCCTCGGCGTCGGCTCGTTCGGCCTGGACTGGGCCACGGTCGCCGGCTTCCTCGGCACGCCGCTGTCGACGCCGGCGTTCGCCATCGTCAACATCATGGCCGGCTTCTTCCTCATCGTGTACGTGATCGTGCCGGCGGCGTACTGGACCGACGCGTACGGCGCCAAGCGGTTCCCGATCATCTCCTCCCACGTGTTCACCGCCAACGGCAGCCGGTACGACGTGAACCAGGTGCTCGACCCGGCGACGTTCAAGTTCAGCCAGGCCGGGTACGACGCCGCCGGCAAGATCAACCTCAGCATCTTCTTCGCCTTCACCTACGGGCTCAGCTTCGCGACGCTCGCCGCCACGCTGTCCCACGTCGCGCTCTTCCACGGCGGGTCCATATGGCGGCAGACCAAGGCGACGGTGAGCAGCCAGGCCGGCGACGTGCACACCAGGCTGATGAAGAGGAACTACGCGGTGGTGCCGCAGTGGTGGTTCCAGGTCATGCTGGTCCTCGTGCTCGGCCTCTCCGTGTTCACCTGCGAGGGCTTCggccagcagctgcagctcccTTACTGgggcgtcctcctcgccgccggcctcgcctTCTTCTTCACCCTCCCCATCGGTATCATCACCGCCACCACGAATCAGGTGACTGATTAACGCAACGCTCCGACGATTTCACTTCAGATGAATCTGTGATCGATCAACTAATTGGTGTTCTTGAAATCATGGACAGCAACCTGGGCTGAACGTGATCACCGAGCTGATCATCGGCTACCTGTACCCGGGGAGGCCGCTCGCCAACGTCGCCTTCAAGACGTACGGCTACATCAGCATGTCTCAGGCGATCATGTTCTTGGGGGACTTCAAGCTGGGACACTACATGAAGATCCCGCCGCGCTCCATGTTCATCGTCCAGGTGATTGCATCGGAACGACCgacatgatcgatcgatgatcaGAATGCGTGTGAATTTTTGTtgtgatggcggcggccggcgatgtTGCTCAGCttgtagggacggtgttggcgTCGTCAGTGTACTTCGGGACGTCGTGGTGGCTGCTGGAGAGCGTGAGCAACATCTGCGACCCGACGAAGCTGCCGGAGGGGAGCCCGTGGACGTGCCCCGGCGACGACGTCTTCTTCAACGCGTCCATCATCTGGGGGGTGGTCGGCCCGCTGCGCATGTtcggccgcctcggcctctaCGCCAAGATGAACTACttcttcctcgccggcgcgctgGCGCCGGTGCCGGTCTGGGCGCTTTCGCGCGCGTTCCCTGACAAGGCGTGGATCCGGCTCATCAACATGCCGGTGCTCCTCGGCGCCACGGGAAtgatgccgccggcgaggtcggtgaACTACCTCATGTGGGGCGCCGTCGGGCTCGCCTTCAACTACGTCGTGTACCGCCGGTACAAGGGCTGGTGGGCGCGGCACAACTACGTGCTGTCCGCCGGGCTGGACGCCGGCGTGGCGTTCATGGGGATCCTCTCCTACGCCGTGCTGCAGTCCAGGGGCATCAATGGCGTCAGCTGGTGGGGGCTGGAGGTCGACGACCACTGCGCCCTGGCTCGCTGCCCCACGGCGCGGGGAGTCAGCGCCCCCGGCTGCCCGGTGCAGTGACAGTGAGTGAGTGGACAAAGGCTTAATAAAGCTGGGTTGGTAACTAAAATAGTCTGATTATAGTATCTCCTAAAATTCATACATGATCATGACACAAAGGTGAGATTAGAGATGATCAGCATTGTGTAATTGTGTATACACCAAGTCGCCGTATGTATTTAGGAATCATACATGCTCCAATGCCGTATGAGCTCTAGAATGGATTGAATTTAGTTAACAAATACAAGTTTGAGGCACAATTGTCGAGTACTCGAGTTGTTCAGTCCTCAGGTCCTACACAATGTAACATTCTCTCACGCATGGTCACAGAACAGAATACTAAAATGACACAAAACTAACAATACTGGAATTCTAGAATTCCATCATCCCAAACAGACTAACCGTCATTACAGTCTAGTCTGGAACTCGCCACCACCATTCTGACCAACCGTTGAAAACTGTTTTAAGCATACGGGTGGATGTTCATCCCATGTGCTTGTATGTCATCGAAATAGtcgttaaaaatatgaaaaaatttgataagatagattaatatgagttatatcactccacaaacatgcaattttaaatttaacatctataagttatagcaaaaataataaaaataaactaaaactagtataagtacattcataattatttttgctattaTTGTTACCATATGTACAAGTTAAATTTAAGCTTATATGTTTGTAAAGAGATATAACTCATTCGTATCTATcttaccaaaaaattttatattttttatgatatttaaatAACAAGCAAGTAATAGATGGATATCcattaaaaaactatatcCCATCATGTATGCACGGTGTAATCCACAGATCTTTAGATGCAGAGTCTGTGTGTCTGGAGGCGGAGTGCCGGAGATGCCGCGTGCACAAAGAACGGATCCGAGATGACGTCGCGCCACACGCCATGCTACTAGAGATGACAATTTGGGTACGTGTACCTGGCCGGGTACCCAACCCACTGAGGACGGGTACGGGATGGGTaaggatataattttttacctgTATCTGATCCGAACCAACACGGTATAAGCATGGGTATTTTTCTCCACCTTAACCTGTCGGGTATCGAACATAGTCCATATATTGAATTTTGGCTAAAACCTTATTAtgttcatataataatatttgcGATGTACTctattttagcttaaaaattttgatgtgacATATGTCTTAAACTTTTAATGTATGAATTTTTAATGTGTGATGTAATATTGAATGGTTGAATCTGAACATTAGATAATGTGCTATGTGTTATTATTATTGCTatgattagtttgttgtatttattgcaatattttattataagcaATATGTTGTAtctatgaaattttttatgtgtgatgcaatatgtttagtttgttgtatatgttaaatgattattttgatgtgtttttaCATGTGAAATGGTAGACCTGATAGATACCCGATACCCGCCTGGTACCCGATGGATACGGATACTTGTATCATATTTTACCCGTAGGTACGGGTATAGATAGATAATTCTACCCGTAACTTTTAAGTGGTGAACGAGTAATTGCTCCACCACACCCACACCAAACGGACCCGTTTGCGTTGCAGACCGAGCTGGTACAAATATTTTCTCATTGTCCCGTAGGAGTGCAGGCTGTGCAGCCCAAAGTCCAATTGCGAATCGGATTCTGCTTTCATGTGACGGGCCGTGGCTGTGGTGTCGGCGCGGTTTTGGGCCCGTGACTTTTTGACTGGCAGCGTGATTAATAATGAGAAAATTGGTGATTCGAAGTCAAACACGCTGAAGTATGTCTGCAGTTACTATACGCTTTGTGCATATCAGAGGAAGCTTCCCTCGCTTGACACGGCATGATTAGTTACATAAACAAGTAAAACAAATTAGGCTTATAAAGGTGTGGCATGCGAGTGATAATTCTACATGCTGTCGTAGGCCGTTGTGCAAGTCAAAATAGTGCGGCCATATCACGTTACGTATGTACGGCACCAATTACCAAACGATAATGGACAAATACATTTGCATGTAAGGCACTAGGAAGGGCTAGTCTTGTCATTTAGATTTATCTTTTTATggattatttttcatgatactaaagttattttaacaaaattatcGTAAGATTGTATATTTAAGATATACTGTAGATTTAGAAATAactttatcataaaactactaTGTAAACCAATATATCTTGAAACTATATATTAGGTAGCATCTTCTTTTTgtaaaactacatattctACATgacattattaatattttagtatatatttgatcattcgtctcaAAAAAGTTCTATAAATACTATTTACTTTGTtgcaattaaaatttattacttaatatattttaattatgaattatatttttgtgaattttcactacatttttaataaaccgaataatcaaacatgcCTAATAATTTCAATGGCAGTATCTAGTAAAATACGGATGGGTGCTTTTATGGTATTATGGCTTAAAATCtatagtttataataattttaccaAGTATATGCTGTTTTGTGAAACATACAGTTTTGGTCGTTACCATCAATCACCCGCTGTTTGAAAAATGTCGCATTCTCATTTTGTATAAGTCAACGAAACCGATGTTTctattcctctattttttatttaatgttattgtcttttggatctatatttgattattcatctactaaaaaattatataattattaattattttgttattatttatttgattactataggaattttaagcatgacttataattttgtatatttgcataaaaatttaaataaggcaaataattaaatataggtataaaagtcaataacgttaaatgaaaaaaacgaatgaaaaataactttCTTACCCGCTTAAAATTATATACTCTTTATCATCAAAAATGTAAAAGGACATGATGTGCCACGCTACTTATTGTTTCATCACCTTGCTGATATATATCAACTTCTACACGAGGAACCTGTCAAAGTTGTCCTCATACAAGCTGCTTTGATTTTACAAATCAATATCTTCAatgcttaattatttttctttgaccAGATGCACTTAATCCCAACGGTACTGAACTCCCTCGTCTCTTATGCCACCTTTACTATCTGTAAGCATTCTAAAACACAAATTCTCCAATGGTCTAGCTCTTAGCAAATAgctcataatataaatgatcctacaattcattctcacttgacattaaaatatatgcaagagactatctcttgattaagagatatcttttatctctcttctattaaaaaattgtatagtacATCTATAGATACCCATCGGAGAGGCCTTAGACACTCACACTCCTTTAGTTTAGATTAGTAAAATACTCAAGCTAATCTAAACTAAAGCCTAAAGGAGTGAGTctcttatcaaaaaaaaatcatatgatgtaaaaattatattactcCTTTAGATTAGTAATATACTCCACTCCCACGTGTAAGCTAATCTCCACTCCTTCACACGTGGGGGAACCCGCTTCTCAAGCTATACGAAAcagtttcatgaaaaaaaatctataaaagcTAATCATATGATATTTTCAGAGTAAGTTGCGCGATAGCCTCAAATAACTATTAAAAGGGTCCGCCTACtgaaaaaatgtttgaaaattttaatttcatccatCAAATCCAATCacttttattagatgataatttaaaaatatgcatgCAAGTAAAAAATCTCTACACGCCCTTCCCTCAACTCTTGTATGCATTGCGCGtgtgtttgacagaaaaaaTCGTTTGATCAATAATAAAAGTGCTATTAAAAAGTCGTGATCTATTAGTTCTTCAATCTCAGCTATCTCTGTACCACCAAAACACTTATACTTAATAAATTAGTGGTCAAAAGGATGTGTATTGTTTAGTCAATATAGTTGATTGCTTAAAAATAGTGTTGGAGTGTTTGGTTACACCTTgcaacactttttttttagcaaaagtaATACACATTCGACTAGTATACTATAGGATAAGAGGATTAGAGAAGAGCTTTTGGACTCTAGCCTTAATTGAGTAATTATCATGTTATTAGATCAAGGCCGTTAGAGCATGTACAATATCAAGCTATAAAccaagcatattttaaatagataagagggagagagaagagaggtgggctaccAATTTGTAGCCGCCTGCATACGGActtcaagacaaaatatatgtatgatatatAGGACCATGCATTGatgttttataagtatattatatAGTTAGCtgttagattaactatagtatataatatatgaattggaTCTAACCGTTAcatatactattgaacttgctctcaaTCCACCGTCTCCGGCGGTTTTGGAACCGCCGTTCTTTTCCGGAAGCCATCAACCTCCTTGGCTCCTTGCCAAGATTCGGGGAATCCCCGAGGTTTCAAAGGCGAAACGACGGCGACCTTCCTCccacgcggcgcggcggggagcgcaccgacgacgacgacgaagacgaaggcCGACACGAGGCGGGTCACGCGCGCGCCGGAAaaggcgacggcgccggcgaattTAATATTCGTGTGGGGGTacgcatcatcatcatcgccgCATCAGTTGGTCGATGCCTCTgtgcttcttcctcttcctcctcgcttGCGCGCGCGTTGACGAAATCTCGCGTCCATGTGGCGGTGGGTTTGACTTGATCCAACCAAGAACGCGACATTGGAGGCCGTACGGAGTAGTATATAACTCGAGAGCTGCGAGTTTCCGCTCGCGGTTGGCTCCCGTCTCGTCCCTGTTTCCAGTCGTTGGCTCTGGCGTGCGTGCGCGATTACTCCTTCTTGCTCGAGTCGTCGTTGCGTGTGAAATCTGATCTAGCTGTGTCCCCCCGCGTCGATGGATTTCCTGCGTGGAAAAGGGGGAATGATCCGCGGAAAGTAGGCGCTGCGCTTTTTGTTCTTGTTACGCTGGGATTGTTTGTTGGGTAAACAAGAAGTGGGAGTTTGATCTCGGGTGGCCGCGGGAGAGTTCCTTGCTACTTTGATCTTGGATTTATCCTGCCTGATTCCGTTCGGGATTGGGGGAAGGGGCGAGCTGTGATTGGTTCCCACCACTTCTTGCCGTTTCTTGCTGCTTCTTGGGGTGAGTTCAAGTCGAGATGAGGCTAAATGTTCGTGTTGTCGAAGCCCGGAACCTGCGGGCCATGGATTCCAACGGGTTTAGCGATCCGTATGTGAAGCTGCAGCTCGGGAAGCAGCGGTTCAAGACCAAGGTGGTCAAGAAGAACCTGAACCCGACTTGGGATCAGGAATTCAGCTTCTCCGTCGTCGGCGATGTCCGGGATGTGCTCAAGCTGTATGTATATGATGAGGACATGATTGGAATTGATGATTTCCTGGGGCAAGTGAAGGTGCCATTGGAGGATGTGCTAGCTGCTGAGAACTACTCACTCAGTTCGCGGTGGTTTCAGCTTCTTCCGAAGGGCAAAACGGACAAGGCGATTGACTGTGGTAACTGATTGAGATTTCTCTTGTTCTTTTGCCCGTGATCTGTGTTATGTCAATTCAGGCCTTTTGCTTTATTCATGTGAATTCAGTGTTTTGGCTTTTGAAAGTTGCGGCGGCGGTATTCATATTATTAGCGCTACAAACAGCCAGAGATGTATGAATTCTATGTGGTTTCATTGTGCGAAAGGTGTGCTAATCActttattctttcttttttggtttcaACTTGCAGGAGAAATTTGTATTGCAATGTCTTTGGAAACAGCTGGAGCCACACGCTCATTGTCCGATGACCTTGTTAGTGAACTAACTGACATGCAGAAAGATTGTTCTCTATCAAGTCAGAGCACAGGATCATCTGTTGCATTATCTTATCAAGGAAGTGAAGCTTGTCAAGAAGAAAGTGTCAATGGGAATTCGGGCAGAGCTGATACCACTGAAGAGGACAACTGTATTCAAGATACTGACAAAAATCAAACTACTGCAGAAGAAAAAACCAATGGGATTCCTATTGCAGCTTCCAGTTGGAGTGAAGTTTCTAACACGGATAAGTCCAGTAAGCCATCGTTTGTTGATCGTTTCCGTCAAATGTTTGTCAGGAAAAGTGATGTTGTAACTACCCCCACGGTAATAACTGACAAATCTGAAGACATTCAAGAAGCAACAACAGGATATGAAGCTCCTGCAACTGCAAGCCATATTAATGGTGCGTCTACAGATGCTTCATTTGATGAACTATTGAAGTACTTTGAATCAAAGCATCAAGAGGTTGAAATGCCTGTAGATTTACAAGGAATTCTTGTTAACAAGGCATACATCACATCGCCTAGTGATCTGAACAATCTTCTCTTCTCACCAGATTCAAATTTTCGACAAACAGTGGTTGAACTCCAAGGTTGTTCTGATTTCAAAATGGAATCCTGGAAAATTGATAGTGATGGGGAGTCCTTGAAGAGAGTGATAACTTACACAACTGCACCATCCAAATTGGTTAAAGCTGTTAAAGCAACAGAAGAACAGTCTTATCTGAAAGCTGATGGAAAAGAATATTCAGTTTTACTGAGTGTTAGCACCCCTGATGTTCCATATGGTGCTTACTTTCGGACAGAGATTCTTTTCCGTATTTTGCCAGGCCCTGAACTTGATACTGAGCAACAGACGTCACATTTGGTAATTTCTTGGCGCATAAATTTTCTTCAGAGTACTATGATTAAAGGTATGATAGAAAATGGAGCAAAACAAGGGTTGCAGCAAAACTACGCCCagttttctgattttttgtCAGAGAAGATCAAACCTATTGATGTAGAAGATGCTGGGTCTGACAAGGGACAGGTCTTAGCATCGTTGCAAGGGGGGAAGGAGTCCGATTGGAAGATAGCATTTCTGTACTTCTGCAACTTTGGTGTCTTGTGCTCTCTTTTTGTAGTCATATACATTACTGTGCATGTTCAACTAAGAAGTTCTGGTTCACATAAGGGGCTCGAGTTTCCTGGATTAGATCTGCCAGATTCTCTCAGTGAAATTGTCATGGGTGGACTTTTGTTTCTTCAATTACAACacatattcaaaaaaatctcGTGCTTTATTCAGGCAAGAGAACAAAAAGGTACATTTTCCCTCTCATCTTCAGTTTCATCATATTTCATCTCTAAAGTGTTGTAATTAAACAAATCTCTCTGGAAATGCAAGATTTCATGATTAAAGCCCATGCCTATACTTTTCATACTGAATTTCAGATGCAATTGATGTTTAgcactaaatttgtaaaaagaaaaataatgaataaacTCCACTTCCCTGGCATCAACAAGTGATGCTTTTATTCTTTCTTCCTTCTGACACGTGAAGCTTCGGTCCTGacagtattttattttcttcagaAACATATGACCGGAAACCATAATAATGTGATTTGAATTTCTTGATATAGTGCTTGGCCTTATTGAATCTTATACTCACAAATGTGTGCAGTTGGTGATCATGGTGTCAAGGCACAAGGTGATGGATGGTTGTTAACTGTTGCCTTAATTGAGGGAACCAAACTGGCTCCAGTCGACGCTACTGGTTTTTCTGATCCTTATGTGGTGTTTACTTGCAACGGTAAAACTAAAACAAGTTCAATCAAGTTCCAAACACTGGAACCTCAGTGGAATGGTATGTGTACGACATTACAGTTTCAGTTTGTTTTTTcccattttttatgtttctttaTTGAACTACGTGTTACCAAATAAAATGACTGGGTTTCCCTCGTTTTATTATAGAACAGAGGGCCATGTCACACACAGCTAAAATTTATCCCTATATCTTGCAGACATCTTTGAATTTGATGCCATGGATGATCCACCATCAGTGAtgaatgttcatgtatatgaTTTTGATGGACCGTTTGATGAAGTTACCTCACTTGGACATGCTGAAATTAACTTTGTCAAATCA is a window of Oryza brachyantha chromosome 8, ObraRS2, whole genome shotgun sequence DNA encoding:
- the LOC102708827 gene encoding oligopeptide transporter 5-like; the encoded protein is MEPQPQQQQAELSSSDGRRRSSGNPEIGDGKTEEEVDDCPIEEVRLTVPITDDPALPALTFRTWLLGIVSCALLAFSNQFFGYRQNPLYISSLSVQIVVLPLGKLMAACLPRRVLRVAGTPWSFSLNPGPFNLKEHVLITIFANTGSNSVYAVGIITIVKAFYRREIHPLAAMLLTQTTQLMGYGWAGLFRTFLVDSPYMWWPSNLVQVSLFRALHEKEKRPKGGMTRLQFFLTVLITSFAYYIVPNYLFPTISTISLVCLVWKKSVTAQQIGSGVYGLGVGSFGLDWATVAGFLGTPLSTPAFAIVNIMAGFFLIVYVIVPAAYWTDAYGAKRFPIISSHVFTANGSRYDVNQVLDPATFKFSQAGYDAAGKINLSIFFAFTYGLSFATLAATLSHVALFHGGSIWRQTKATVSSQAGDVHTRLMKRNYAVVPQWWFQVMLVLVLGLSVFTCEGFGQQLQLPYWGVLLAAGLAFFFTLPIGIITATTNQQPGLNVITELIIGYLYPGRPLANVAFKTYGYISMSQAIMFLGDFKLGHYMKIPPRSMFIVQLVGTVLASSVYFGTSWWLLESVSNICDPTKLPEGSPWTCPGDDVFFNASIIWGVVGPLRMFGRLGLYAKMNYFFLAGALAPVPVWALSRAFPDKAWIRLINMPVLLGATGMMPPARSVNYLMWGAVGLAFNYVVYRRYKGWWARHNYVLSAGLDAGVAFMGILSYAVLQSRGINGVSWWGLEVDDHCALARCPTARGVSAPGCPVQ
- the LOC102721009 gene encoding C2 and GRAM domain-containing protein At1g03370-like isoform X3, whose translation is MRLNVRVVEARNLRAMDSNGFSDPYVKLQLGKQRFKTKVVKKNLNPTWDQEFSFSVVGDVRDVLKLYVYDEDMIGIDDFLGQVKVPLEDVLAAENYSLSSRWFQLLPKGKTDKAIDCGEICIAMSLETAGATRSLSDDLVSELTDMQKDCSLSSQSTGSSVALSYQGSEACQEESVNGNSGRADTTEEDNCIQDTDKNQTTAEEKTNGIPIAASSWSEVSNTDKSSKPSFVDRFRQMFVRKSDVVTTPTVITDKSEDIQEATTGYEAPATASHINGASTDASFDELLKYFESKHQEVEMPVDLQGILVNKAYITSPSDLNNLLFSPDSNFRQTVVELQGCSDFKMESWKIDSDGESLKRVITYTTAPSKLVKAVKATEEQSYLKADGKEYSVLLSVSTPDVPYGAYFRTEILFRILPGPELDTEQQTSHLVISWRINFLQSTMIKGMIENGAKQGLQQNYAQFSDFLSEKIKPIDVEDAGSDKGQVLASLQGGKESDWKIAFLYFCNFGVLCSLFVVIYITVHVQLRSSGSHKGLEFPGLDLPDSLSEIVMGGLLFLQLQHIFKKISCFIQAREQKVGDHGVKAQGDGWLLTVALIEGTKLAPVDATGFSDPYVVFTCNGKTKTSSIKFQTLEPQWNDIFEFDAMDDPPSVMNVHVYDFDGPFDEVTSLGHAEINFVKSNLSELADVWIPLQGNLAQSWQSKLHLRIFLSNSKGTSMVTEYLSKMEKEVGKKMTLRSPRTNTAFQELFSLPAEEFLISSFTCCLKRKLHTQGHLFLSPRTIGFYSSMFGRKTKFFFLWEDIEQIHAVPQSISSWSPSLVITLHKGRGMDAKHGAKSMDNGKLKFCLQSFASFNVANRTIMALWKARSLSTEYKMQIAEEQSRGNDTLQSEDSGIFVGVEDAKSLQMNEVFSSSISANFH
- the LOC102721009 gene encoding C2 and GRAM domain-containing protein At1g03370-like isoform X1, coding for MRLNVRVVEARNLRAMDSNGFSDPYVKLQLGKQRFKTKVVKKNLNPTWDQEFSFSVVGDVRDVLKLYVYDEDMIGIDDFLGQVKVPLEDVLAAENYSLSSRWFQLLPKGKTDKAIDCGEICIAMSLETAGATRSLSDDLVSELTDMQKDCSLSSQSTGSSVALSYQGSEACQEESVNGNSGRADTTEEDNCIQDTDKNQTTAEEKTNGIPIAASSWSEVSNTDKSSKPSFVDRFRQMFVRKSDVVTTPTVITDKSEDIQEATTGYEAPATASHINGASTDASFDELLKYFESKHQEVEMPVDLQGILVNKAYITSPSDLNNLLFSPDSNFRQTVVELQGCSDFKMESWKIDSDGESLKRVITYTTAPSKLVKAVKATEEQSYLKADGKEYSVLLSVSTPDVPYGAYFRTEILFRILPGPELDTEQQTSHLVISWRINFLQSTMIKGMIENGAKQGLQQNYAQFSDFLSEKIKPIDVEDAGSDKGQVLASLQGGKESDWKIAFLYFCNFGVLCSLFVVIYITVHVQLRSSGSHKGLEFPGLDLPDSLSEIVMGGLLFLQLQHIFKKISCFIQAREQKVGDHGVKAQGDGWLLTVALIEGTKLAPVDATGFSDPYVVFTCNGKTKTSSIKFQTLEPQWNDIFEFDAMDDPPSVMNVHVYDFDGPFDEVTSLGHAEINFVKSNLSELADVWIPLQGNLAQSWQSKLHLRIFLSNSKGTSMVTEYLSKMEKEVGKKMTLRSPRTNTAFQELFSLPAEEFLISSFTCCLKRKLHTQGHLFLSPRTIGFYSSMFGRKTKFFFLWEDIEQIHAVPQSISSWSPSLVITLHKGRGMDAKHGAKSMDNGKLKFCLQSFASFNVANRTIMALWKARSLSTEYKMQIAEEQSRGNDTLQSEDSGIFVGVEDAKSLQMNEVFSSSISANMASLMEVFGGGSFEMKVMNKVGCLNYSATQWESDKPDEYQRQIHYKFSKKLSPIGGEVTGTQQKCPMPNKAGWIIEEVMELQGILFGDFFTIHIRYQIEDLAPKQRACSVQVFLGIEWSKTTRHRKRIEKSVLSGSSTRLKEMFVLASKQLPHAR
- the LOC102721009 gene encoding C2 and GRAM domain-containing protein At1g03370-like isoform X2 → MSLETAGATRSLSDDLVSELTDMQKDCSLSSQSTGSSVALSYQGSEACQEESVNGNSGRADTTEEDNCIQDTDKNQTTAEEKTNGIPIAASSWSEVSNTDKSSKPSFVDRFRQMFVRKSDVVTTPTVITDKSEDIQEATTGYEAPATASHINGASTDASFDELLKYFESKHQEVEMPVDLQGILVNKAYITSPSDLNNLLFSPDSNFRQTVVELQGCSDFKMESWKIDSDGESLKRVITYTTAPSKLVKAVKATEEQSYLKADGKEYSVLLSVSTPDVPYGAYFRTEILFRILPGPELDTEQQTSHLVISWRINFLQSTMIKGMIENGAKQGLQQNYAQFSDFLSEKIKPIDVEDAGSDKGQVLASLQGGKESDWKIAFLYFCNFGVLCSLFVVIYITVHVQLRSSGSHKGLEFPGLDLPDSLSEIVMGGLLFLQLQHIFKKISCFIQAREQKVGDHGVKAQGDGWLLTVALIEGTKLAPVDATGFSDPYVVFTCNGKTKTSSIKFQTLEPQWNDIFEFDAMDDPPSVMNVHVYDFDGPFDEVTSLGHAEINFVKSNLSELADVWIPLQGNLAQSWQSKLHLRIFLSNSKGTSMVTEYLSKMEKEVGKKMTLRSPRTNTAFQELFSLPAEEFLISSFTCCLKRKLHTQGHLFLSPRTIGFYSSMFGRKTKFFFLWEDIEQIHAVPQSISSWSPSLVITLHKGRGMDAKHGAKSMDNGKLKFCLQSFASFNVANRTIMALWKARSLSTEYKMQIAEEQSRGNDTLQSEDSGIFVGVEDAKSLQMNEVFSSSISANMASLMEVFGGGSFEMKVMNKVGCLNYSATQWESDKPDEYQRQIHYKFSKKLSPIGGEVTGTQQKCPMPNKAGWIIEEVMELQGILFGDFFTIHIRYQIEDLAPKQRACSVQVFLGIEWSKTTRHRKRIEKSVLSGSSTRLKEMFVLASKQLPHAR